AAAGGATTTGCCGGAAAGGCGCTGACCTTCACATTTGTCCTTGCCTTGTTCTGCATGCCCCTGCTCTATAAATGGCAGACCGCGGATTATTATTCAGCCCTCGGCGGGTTGATTCCAATGCGCGATGCCAATTCGTATTATCAGGAAGCGCAGAATCTAATTCACGGATTTTCTTTCACCGGGAGCGCATCCTTCCGGCCCGTTTACACGTCGTTTCTTGCAACTGTCATGAGGGTGGTGAACGGCAATTTGCAATCGGCTCTATTCGTTCTTGTCATCCTGAATGGGCTTGGCGTATATATTGCGGCGCGCGAGATCCGGCGCATATTCAATGGCGGAATCGCATCCGCCGTTTTTGTTGTCATCGGTTACATGTTCTACCGCCGCTTCGGCGGGACTCTCTTGACTGAAAACCTCGGTTTTTGCCTTGGGGCATTTGCCCTCGTATTTTTGGTCCGCGGCGCAGCGGAAAGAAATTTGAAACATCTTCTTTTTGGATTGTTCCTTTTGACAACCGGGCTCAATGCCCGGGCAGGCGCTTACTTGGTCCTGCCCTTGCTGGCGTTATGGATGGGGCTGTCTCTTCGCCAGTTGAACGGATTTTGGCGACCATTCGTCCTTGGTATGCTGGTTGTTGTCATCGGCATGGCGGCAAACTCGGTTTTGAATCGACTGGTCAGCGCGGCGCCGTCTGCGGCATTCTCGAACTATTCATACACGTTGTACGGGATCGCCGTTGGAAATAAAGGCTGGGAACAGGCCGGCATCGACCACCCAGATGCCAGCCCGGCTGAGGTTTATGAGCTTGCGTTCCGGTCCATACGCGAGAACCCGTCTCTCTTCGCCCGCGGCGTTGCCGGAGCATATGCGGATTTTTTTATCGCTTCGAAGGGCGCGTTCAGTTTTCTTTTGATGAAGCACGACCGCAATGACATTGCAAATACTGTCCTGTGGATATTGACTTTCACCGGTCTGATTTCCGGGCTCATACACCGGCAGCAATCGGAGTATAGTATCTCGTTTGTTTTTTTCTTCGGCATCTTGTTTTCGGTGGCATTGGTCCCGCCCGCCGATTCGACCCAGATGCGCGCCTATGCCGCAACCATTCCGATGACCTGTTACATTGTCGCGATGGGAGTCGCATTACCGGGGAAATTCCTGCCGGGAGCGAAGGACCAGCTTTCGGCGGGGAATGAGGCGGGGCTTTCCATCCCATTGGTGTTGAGCGTGATCATCCTTGCCTCCTCTTTCATCCTGCCAGTTTTGATAAAAATGACGGGACAGCCTCCCAAGCCCAACCCGGTCATCGATTGCGTGGTTGGCAGGCAAAAACTTGTGTTTGTGATTGCAGGAGGGTCAAGTATTACGCTTGAGTCTGAAAGAGAAAATTCGATTGTTCCCAATCTCGACCAACTCCGGTTTTATGGAAAGCTCGTCAACCCTGAACAGCAATTAACGCCGGAAGAAAAGGAAATGGTGCTCCAACTGGAACCGGGGACGACCATCACAATACCAAGGATGGTACTTGATGATTTCGATACTCCGCCTTTATCCGTGAGCAGTTTTGTGATCACAAAAGGGATACCGAAGGCAGGGGTTTATACCTGGTGTGTGGAGGAACCGCAATATCCCGGTTTTTACACCGCGCCTGAACCTGAATATCAGGTTGTGGATTCGGGTTCACTATCGGCTTCGGCGCAAGCGCTCATTCGGTCTCTCCGCTCGGGAGGATTGTGGCTTGTTTTCGGCACTCTCTATGTATCGATGATCGGATTCTGGAAACTTCCCGCCCGGAAAATGCCGTTGGGCATTGTGTCGGCTGTTTTTATGGCTTGCGGTTTGTTGATGATTTTGCATATGACCGGCCTCCTTCCGCTTGCATGGGAGCGGAGAATCATCGAGCCGGAAAAGATCCAGCACCGTGATGGATTTATGTACGCATACAACACAGGCGACAGCCGAATCAGCGACACGAACTACAGGGATTACCCTACCTATTTGTATGAAAATGGGGTTCTGCTCTATCAGCCGCATGAAAGCCAGTCGTTCATCATCGAACTGGGAAGGGGCAGTTACATCTTGAAGGAAAAATTCCTGTTTTTCTCCGCATCCGACAACAGCGACCCGGAGACGAACGGCAGAAAGTATGAACTCGAATATCCAGCTCGAATCCGCTTGCGCTATCAATGGCTTGGCTTTGGTGCCGGCTTGGCGGGGCTTTTCATGTATTTCCTCATTCGCAAGCCGGACCTTCACCGCAAGGATGGTTAAGGTAAAATCACCGCCGCTATGAATTCCAAACCCTTGTTCGACGAAGCCGGGAACGAATATCAGCGCACGCGCATGATGCAATGGGACAGGAACGCCGTCAAACGCGATGCCTGGAAAGGCATGGGCGGCTGGTATCACAAGCGCCTTGCTGAATGTTACAAGTTTCTTGTCAGTCCCAAACAGCGCATCCTGGAGGTCGGATGCGGACTTGGTGATCTGGTCGCAAGCCTTGAGCCATCGCGCGGCGTCGGCGTGGATTTTTCCGCCGAAGCCATTTCGCGGGCAAAGGAACGCCACCCGCATCTCGAGTTTCATCAACTCGACGCCCACGACCTTTCAGGCCTCGAAGGCGAATTCGATATCATCATCTTTTCCGACGCCATCAACGATCTTTGGGATGTCCAGCGCGCGCTCGAACAGGTCCGGAAGTTCTGCGTTCCACACACACGGCTGGTCATGAATTTTTACAGCCATCTCTGGCAGCTTCCGCTTGCCATCGCGCAAAACCTGAACCTTGCCACGCCCATTCTGAGTCAGAATTGGCTGACCGTTCCCGATGTGACCAACCTTTTGAACCTGGCGGGCTTCGAGACGATCCGCAATTCGAACGAGATCCTCTGGCCCCTGCCGCTCGGCGGATTTGCCAATCGTTATCTTGTGCGCCTCTGGCCCTTCCGCGAATTTGCCCTTTCCAATTTTGTGATCGCCCGCCCGGTGCCACAGCCGGTAAAAACAAATCCAAGCGTTTCGGTCGTCGTTGCGGCACGTAATGAAGAGGGCAATATCAAAAGTATTTTCGAGCGCGTGCCTGTAATGGGATCGAAGACCGAACTGATCTTCGTCGAAGGACACTCGCGAGACAAGACCTACGAGACCATCGAGAAGGAAATGCCGCTTCACCCCCGGACCTCGAACCTGCTCTTCCGACAAACGGGCATTGGCAAAGCTGATGCGATTCGTCTCGGCTTCGAAAAAGCCTCCGGCGACATTCTAATGATCCTCGACGCCGACCTGACCGTTCCTCCCGAAGACCTTCCGCGCTTTTACGAGGCCATTGTCTCGCGGAAGGGAGAGTTCATCAATGGGGTGAGGCTTGTCTACCCGATGGAAAAGGAGGCGATGCGCACCTTGAACTTCATCGGCAACAAGTTCTTCAGCATGGCGTTTTCGTGGTTATTGGGGCAGTCCATCAAGGATACGCTCTGCGGCACCAAGGTCATGTGGAGGAAAGATTACGAGGATATCGCCGCCAACCGTTCCTATTTCGGCGATTTCGACCCCTTTGGCGACTTCGACCTGATCTTCGGCGCGGCAAAACTCAACCTGAAGATCGTCGACCTGCCCATCCGTTACCGCGAGCGGACCTACGGCACGACCAACATCTCCCGCTGGAAGCACGGCGTCCTCCTGTTGAGGATGGTCTCCTTCGCAGCCAGGAGAATCAAATTTGTCTAAATATCATGCTGAGTGGTGCCTTGCGCCACTCAGCATCGCAGAGACCCTTCGCTTTGCGTAGGGTGACAATTCTTGAAGCAGGAATCCATGGAAACAACACTTCGATTATTGCCATACAAGGAATACAAAGGCGTCGAGAAAATCTACTCTGTGATTTTCTATTACCTGCCCGTCTTCGGTGCGATGTATCGCCGCCGCGTGGAGTTGTGCATCGAACAATGCAAAGGCGGGGACAGCATCCTTGAGGTCGGATTCGGCAGTGGTCTGACTTTTCTTAACCTGAACGACATGTATAAAAAGATTCATGGGCTCGACCTGACCTGCGACGTGAATGTCGTAAAAGGGGTTTTTGCCCCTCATGGTCTTTTCCCGGACCTCCGTAATGGAAATGTGTTGGAAATGCCTTATGAGGACGGTCAGTTCGATACTGTCCTTTTGATCAGTATCCTTGAACACCTTAAACCGGACGAACTCCAGCAGGCGTTCAAAGAAATACATCGCGTCCTCAAACCGGGCGGACAGGTCGTATACGGCGTGCCAGTGGAGCGCCCTTTTATGGTCTTCATGTTCCGCCTGTTGGGATACGATATCCGCCAGCATCATTTCTCCACTGAAAGGGACGTGGAGCATGCTGCGGAAACAATGCTCCGGAAGATTTCCGTCAAGGCGATGAAGTCCATCCCCTCGTTTTTCGGGAATGTTTACGAAATCGGTAACTTCATCAAACCGGTATAGTTCATGGGCATCGAGCTTCACAACGAACTGATCGAAAAGAATCATAACTTATGGAAACGTAAACCATTGTTGCATATGGTCTATATGGAGCTTTATCGTGAAATGAGCGGATATCTTAGCGCCGCTGCAGGGAAGACGGTGGAGCTTGGATCAGGGATGGGAAGCATTCATGAAATCATCCCGGAATGCATCCGTACCGACCTTTTCCCCTATCCCTGGATAGACCAGATCGAAAATGCTTATCGCCTGAGTTTTGCCGATAATTCAATCTCCAACCTGCTCATGACGGATGTATTTCATCATTTGCGTTATCCCGGCACCGCGCTGACCGAATTCCTCCGCGTTCTTGTTCCAGGCGGAAGGGTGATCATCATGGAACCCGGGATGGGTTTGCTTGGCAGGCTCGTTTATGGGATTTTCCACGTCGAACCGATTGCTTGGAACAGGGAAATCACTTGGTTCGCCCCCGATGGCTGGCACGGGGACGATCCGGATTATTACGCGGCACAGGGCAATGCCGCACGCATATTTGTCCGGAGACGATTTACGGATCGTTTGAATGGTTGGAATATTGTTGAAGTGAAACAGATTCCGGCTCTCGCCTACGCCGCATCCGGTGG
This portion of the Anaerolineales bacterium genome encodes:
- a CDS encoding glycosyltransferase → MNSKPLFDEAGNEYQRTRMMQWDRNAVKRDAWKGMGGWYHKRLAECYKFLVSPKQRILEVGCGLGDLVASLEPSRGVGVDFSAEAISRAKERHPHLEFHQLDAHDLSGLEGEFDIIIFSDAINDLWDVQRALEQVRKFCVPHTRLVMNFYSHLWQLPLAIAQNLNLATPILSQNWLTVPDVTNLLNLAGFETIRNSNEILWPLPLGGFANRYLVRLWPFREFALSNFVIARPVPQPVKTNPSVSVVVAARNEEGNIKSIFERVPVMGSKTELIFVEGHSRDKTYETIEKEMPLHPRTSNLLFRQTGIGKADAIRLGFEKASGDILMILDADLTVPPEDLPRFYEAIVSRKGEFINGVRLVYPMEKEAMRTLNFIGNKFFSMAFSWLLGQSIKDTLCGTKVMWRKDYEDIAANRSYFGDFDPFGDFDLIFGAAKLNLKIVDLPIRYRERTYGTTNISRWKHGVLLLRMVSFAARRIKFV
- a CDS encoding class I SAM-dependent methyltransferase, with protein sequence METTLRLLPYKEYKGVEKIYSVIFYYLPVFGAMYRRRVELCIEQCKGGDSILEVGFGSGLTFLNLNDMYKKIHGLDLTCDVNVVKGVFAPHGLFPDLRNGNVLEMPYEDGQFDTVLLISILEHLKPDELQQAFKEIHRVLKPGGQVVYGVPVERPFMVFMFRLLGYDIRQHHFSTERDVEHAAETMLRKISVKAMKSIPSFFGNVYEIGNFIKPV
- a CDS encoding class I SAM-dependent methyltransferase, coding for MSGYLSAAAGKTVELGSGMGSIHEIIPECIRTDLFPYPWIDQIENAYRLSFADNSISNLLMTDVFHHLRYPGTALTEFLRVLVPGGRVIIMEPGMGLLGRLVYGIFHVEPIAWNREITWFAPDGWHGDDPDYYAAQGNAARIFVRRRFTDRLNGWNIVEVKQIPALAYAASGGYSGPQLYPTVVYPLIKWIEKSLQPFPALFATRLMVVLEKKA